Proteins from one Magnetospirillum sp. 15-1 genomic window:
- a CDS encoding SLC13 family permease translates to MLEGDPMALKPLLDSAGLVLMGGGGLGGEDTTVMEAVVMPNSALVGSSAVRSAMRRRHGIALLAISRGGRHMIERLRQTEFMAGDVLVVEGNGETLPGTLAQLGCLPLGQKAMPFTRKSAWLPVGIAFAAMLSVAFGVLQVAPAFFMAAVAMVLLRCLPLRDAYEAIHWPIIILLGALIPISDAMKSTGASDLLAGWLALAASQVPVPMALGVVLLASMLLAPFLHHAATVLLMGPVAAGMAVKLGLAVDPFLMAVALGAASDFLTPIGHQCNTLVMGVGGYRFGDYWRLGLPLSVIVVVSGTLLILTFWPI, encoded by the coding sequence GTGCTGGAAGGCGACCCCATGGCGCTGAAGCCGCTGCTGGATTCGGCGGGGCTGGTGCTGATGGGCGGCGGCGGTCTGGGCGGCGAGGACACCACGGTGATGGAAGCGGTGGTGATGCCCAACTCGGCGCTGGTCGGCAGTTCCGCCGTGCGCAGCGCCATGCGGCGACGCCACGGCATCGCCCTGCTGGCCATCAGCCGGGGCGGACGGCACATGATCGAGCGCCTGCGCCAGACCGAATTCATGGCCGGCGACGTGCTGGTGGTCGAGGGCAATGGCGAGACCTTGCCCGGCACCCTGGCCCAGTTGGGCTGCCTGCCCCTGGGACAGAAGGCCATGCCCTTCACCCGCAAATCAGCCTGGCTGCCGGTGGGCATCGCCTTCGCCGCCATGCTGTCGGTGGCTTTCGGGGTGCTGCAGGTGGCGCCGGCCTTCTTCATGGCGGCGGTGGCCATGGTGCTGCTGCGCTGCCTGCCGCTGCGCGACGCCTACGAGGCCATCCACTGGCCGATCATCATCCTGCTGGGCGCCCTGATCCCCATCAGCGACGCCATGAAGAGCACCGGCGCCTCGGACCTGCTGGCCGGCTGGCTGGCGCTGGCCGCCTCGCAGGTGCCGGTGCCCATGGCGCTCGGCGTGGTGCTGCTGGCCTCCATGCTGCTGGCGCCGTTTCTCCACCATGCGGCCACCGTGCTGCTGATGGGGCCGGTGGCGGCGGGCATGGCCGTCAAGCTGGGTCTGGCCGTCGATCCCTTCCTGATGGCGGTGGCCCTGGGGGCGGCCAGCGACTTCCTCACTCCCATCGGCCACCAGTGCAACACCCTGGTGATGGGTGTCGGCGGCTATCGCTTCGGCGATTACTGGCGGCTGGGATTGCCGCTCAGCGTCATCGTCGTGGTGTCCGGAACCCTGCTGATCCTGACCTTCTGGCCGATTTAG
- a CDS encoding ATP-dependent helicase, whose amino-acid sequence MSEPAPAAAESPLDPEQRLAAEAEAESVLVLAGPGTGKTTTLVGRYVHLLGQGAQPARIFVSTFTARAADELRGRIGRRLEQRGQDFDAERFRRMPIATLHGMALRLLQRHPPPGCPRFRVFDEQACSRVIARHRLYLGDDVRKPTDVFGAYKDRLMDPAAALAEAKAKNDAALLEAAEAYGRYQRALAEEGGFDFGDLIMELVRGLETDEAYRARLAGFFDHLLIDEYQDINPAQERMLRLLRSEGARLWAVGDDDQCLYAWRSADPAFILGFEAAWPDPALYRLSRNYRSTATIVAAAAALIGGNRRRHVKDQEPHSASRLALTIAGLDDDEDEADYVLRVVKGLAGRGMPWHEMAVLYRAGHVGSRIQIKLAEAGVPLVVRGAGEFWQLGPVRLVAGLARLLAAPHDMDARAMLGHGKRVDRLLSQAPEKIDADVPWPALCRQVGRLVSATARPPGEEGLQWRDLAFTAADLAAECENVAAFIARMEEQRRSLRRAETGGDAVVLSTIHGAKGLEWSAVVVAGCEADLMPHESSPDLEEERRLMYVAATRAKRWLVLSFAAERRKTAAPSPYIAEMLAGLDTDQIRYHDTLSRTRLHAGPVAPEKAEKPLRLRPELKVSAGMRKGRPPLARTRG is encoded by the coding sequence ATGAGCGAACCTGCCCCGGCGGCGGCCGAATCCCCCCTTGATCCCGAACAGCGCCTTGCCGCCGAGGCCGAGGCGGAATCCGTGCTGGTCCTGGCCGGGCCGGGTACCGGCAAGACCACCACCCTGGTGGGGCGCTACGTGCACCTGCTGGGCCAGGGCGCGCAGCCGGCCCGCATCTTCGTCTCCACCTTCACGGCGCGGGCCGCCGACGAACTGCGCGGCCGCATCGGCCGCCGGCTGGAGCAACGGGGCCAGGACTTCGACGCCGAGCGCTTTCGCCGCATGCCCATCGCCACCCTGCACGGCATGGCGCTGCGGCTGCTGCAGCGCCATCCGCCGCCGGGCTGCCCGCGCTTTCGCGTGTTCGACGAGCAGGCCTGCTCGCGGGTGATCGCCCGCCATCGCCTTTACCTCGGCGATGACGTCCGCAAGCCCACCGATGTGTTCGGCGCCTACAAGGACCGGCTGATGGACCCGGCGGCGGCGCTGGCCGAGGCCAAGGCCAAAAACGATGCCGCCCTGCTGGAGGCCGCCGAGGCCTACGGCCGCTATCAGCGCGCCCTGGCCGAGGAGGGCGGCTTCGATTTCGGCGACCTGATCATGGAACTGGTGCGGGGGCTGGAGACCGACGAGGCCTATCGGGCGCGTCTGGCCGGCTTCTTCGACCATCTGCTCATCGACGAGTACCAGGACATCAATCCCGCCCAGGAACGCATGCTGCGCCTGCTGCGGTCCGAGGGCGCCCGGCTGTGGGCGGTCGGCGACGACGACCAGTGCCTCTATGCCTGGCGCTCCGCCGACCCGGCCTTCATCCTGGGGTTCGAGGCGGCGTGGCCCGACCCGGCCCTCTATCGCCTGTCGCGCAATTACCGCAGCACCGCCACCATCGTGGCCGCGGCCGCCGCCCTGATCGGCGGCAACCGTCGTCGCCACGTCAAGGATCAGGAACCGCACAGCGCTTCGCGCCTGGCCCTGACCATCGCCGGCCTGGACGACGACGAGGACGAGGCCGATTACGTTCTCCGCGTGGTGAAGGGGTTGGCCGGGCGCGGCATGCCCTGGCACGAGATGGCGGTGCTTTACCGCGCCGGTCACGTGGGCTCGCGCATCCAGATCAAGCTGGCCGAGGCCGGCGTCCCCCTGGTGGTGCGTGGCGCCGGCGAGTTCTGGCAATTGGGGCCGGTGCGGCTGGTCGCCGGGCTGGCCCGCCTGCTGGCCGCCCCCCATGACATGGATGCCAGGGCCATGCTGGGTCACGGCAAGCGTGTCGACCGGTTGTTGAGTCAGGCACCGGAGAAGATCGACGCCGACGTGCCCTGGCCGGCTCTGTGCCGTCAGGTGGGGCGGCTGGTTTCCGCCACGGCGCGGCCGCCGGGGGAGGAGGGGCTGCAATGGCGCGATCTGGCCTTCACCGCCGCCGATCTGGCCGCCGAATGCGAAAACGTCGCCGCCTTCATCGCCAGGATGGAAGAGCAGCGCCGGTCGCTGCGCCGCGCCGAGACCGGCGGCGACGCCGTGGTGTTGTCCACCATTCACGGCGCCAAGGGGCTGGAATGGTCGGCGGTGGTGGTGGCCGGCTGCGAGGCCGACCTGATGCCTCACGAATCCTCGCCCGATCTGGAGGAGGAGCGCCGCCTGATGTACGTGGCCGCCACCCGGGCCAAGCGCTGGCTGGTGCTTTCCTTCGCCGCCGAGCGGCGCAAGACTGCGGCGCCGTCACCCTATATTGCTGAAATGCTGGCGGGTCTCGACACCGATCAGATCCGTTATCACGACACCTTGAGCCGCACGCGTCTGCATGCCGGGCCGGTGGCGCCGGAAAAGGCGGAGAAGCCGCTCAGGCTGCGCCCGGAACTGAAGGTTTCCGCCGGGATGCGCAAGGGGCGGCCCCCCTTGGCGCGAACCCGGGGATAG
- a CDS encoding hemerythrin family protein: MVLAWTENLSVGEPTLDAHHRHLFDLLARIDAMAGAGLALDAVQAVFVELNRYIVYHFSEEEEMMERAGFPFLELHRHSHRTIAMRVADMSAALSVANVERVARELHGFLTGWLVHHIEIEDFEYRPFLGGGE, encoded by the coding sequence ATGGTGTTGGCGTGGACGGAAAACCTGAGTGTCGGCGAGCCCACGCTGGATGCGCACCATCGCCATCTGTTCGATCTGCTGGCACGGATCGATGCCATGGCCGGCGCGGGGTTGGCCTTGGATGCGGTCCAGGCCGTGTTCGTCGAACTGAACCGCTACATCGTCTATCACTTCTCCGAGGAGGAAGAGATGATGGAGCGTGCCGGCTTTCCTTTCCTGGAATTGCACCGCCATTCCCATCGGACCATCGCCATGCGGGTGGCCGATATGTCCGCAGCCCTGTCCGTCGCCAATGTGGAGCGGGTCGCCCGGGAACTCCACGGCTTCCTGACCGGCTGGCTGGTGCATCACATCGAAATCGAGGATTTCGAGTACCGGCCCTTCCTCGGCGGCGGCGAGTAG
- a CDS encoding SGNH/GDSL hydrolase family protein, with translation MRRNRTNPFQRLFSTLGLLLLILAVGIGGLELVAGWAVKLIRDKRPAFAAQMSDADLGKLYNAEDVGRYRKILKEEWRQFDTVYTPFVEYRTAPYQGEHFTVSDDGVRGNGAGRPDLGAEGAKVFVFGGSTTLGAGVADDETIPAYVEQALGAAGRADVKVFNFGTVSYYSTQERIALERLLTAGIKPDVVVFVDGDADFYHCAVPDSSAWNERLSQITLARSRLPLWRDLAARSHVLQMIRHLAGDKSVLVREWGRFCDTDAEVDAVIRRLDANRRMIDAMAERLGFKVLFVQQPVPTYAYDNRKRPFPVKEEALGYHMNAARGYPRLAEMRAAGQLWDKGLLWLAELEPAGGNAYIDAVHYSPAFNKAIGERIATVLVEGGTLPAGNSR, from the coding sequence ATGCGCCGCAACCGCACCAATCCGTTTCAACGGCTGTTCTCGACCCTGGGCCTGTTACTGCTGATCCTGGCGGTTGGTATCGGCGGCCTGGAGCTGGTGGCCGGCTGGGCGGTGAAGCTGATCCGGGACAAGCGCCCGGCCTTTGCCGCCCAAATGTCCGATGCCGACCTGGGCAAGCTCTACAATGCCGAGGACGTGGGGCGCTATCGCAAGATCCTCAAGGAGGAGTGGCGGCAGTTCGATACCGTCTACACTCCCTTCGTCGAATATCGCACCGCACCGTATCAGGGGGAGCATTTCACCGTCTCCGACGACGGCGTTCGCGGCAATGGCGCCGGACGTCCCGATCTGGGCGCCGAGGGGGCCAAGGTCTTCGTGTTCGGCGGTTCCACCACCCTGGGGGCGGGGGTCGCCGACGACGAGACCATCCCGGCCTATGTCGAACAGGCGCTGGGCGCGGCGGGGCGGGCCGACGTCAAGGTCTTCAATTTCGGGACGGTATCCTATTACTCCACCCAGGAGCGCATCGCCCTGGAGCGGCTGCTGACCGCCGGCATCAAGCCCGACGTGGTGGTGTTCGTGGACGGCGACGCCGATTTCTATCACTGCGCCGTGCCCGACAGCAGCGCCTGGAACGAGCGTCTGTCCCAGATCACCCTGGCCCGGTCGCGCCTGCCGCTGTGGCGGGACCTGGCGGCCCGTTCGCACGTGCTGCAGATGATTCGCCATCTGGCCGGCGACAAGTCGGTGCTGGTGCGCGAGTGGGGGCGGTTCTGCGACACCGATGCCGAAGTCGACGCGGTGATCCGCCGCCTGGACGCCAACCGCCGCATGATCGACGCCATGGCCGAGCGGCTGGGCTTCAAGGTGCTGTTCGTCCAGCAGCCGGTTCCCACCTATGCCTACGACAACCGCAAGCGCCCGTTCCCGGTCAAGGAGGAGGCGCTGGGCTATCACATGAACGCGGCGCGCGGCTATCCCCGTCTGGCCGAGATGAGGGCCGCCGGACAATTGTGGGACAAGGGGCTGCTGTGGCTGGCCGAGTTGGAGCCGGCCGGAGGCAATGCCTATATCGACGCGGTGCACTATTCGCCTGCCTTCAACAAGGCCATCGGCGAACGCATCGCCACTGTGCTGGTAGAGGGCGGGACGCTTCCCGCTGGTAACTCTCGGTAG
- a CDS encoding AMP-binding protein — MVSAKPGKTIAATAPAGGAGVWDDAAFRWNEALAELAGAPDAALNIGAVCSDRLVGLGRGGQTAVRWLGRRQDRRDITYGQLAEQSGRIARVLADLGLQPGETVAVLLGRVPDLYGVALGIWKAGGIYCPLFAAFGPGPIKARLELGKAHVLITSDELYARKVASSRAALPQLSHVLLIGENGAAPSVLEGCADLRTLMDKAQPMAAVATTPDAPAFLHFTSGTTGTPKGVLHPHRAVLAHLITGRKVFGLTEADVFWCTADPGWVTSTSYGIIAPLVCGATLIADEAELEPRRWYGILHDEKVTAWYTTPTAIRTMMRYGAALARSYRENSLRVAASVGEPLNAEAVMWGQKALGVPFLDTWWQTETGAITIANGPGTDRRPGSMGRPLPGVEAMIMRCEGGTPKAVEDIDAVGELAIRTCWPSMFSGALGEEARYGECFRDGWYFTGDLVKRDKDGFIWFVGRADDMIKCGGLQIGPFEVEGCLMDHPAVAEIGVVGKPDMLVREVPVAFVSLNPGFEAGDALRAELLSYARQELGAGMAPREIHFVEELPKTNSGKIMRRVLKAKAMGEPDGGDILSTLPPCPGRYDDE; from the coding sequence ATGGTTTCGGCCAAGCCGGGCAAGACCATTGCAGCAACGGCTCCGGCGGGTGGAGCCGGGGTGTGGGATGACGCCGCTTTCCGTTGGAACGAGGCCCTGGCCGAACTGGCGGGAGCCCCCGACGCTGCCCTGAACATCGGCGCGGTCTGCTCCGACCGGCTGGTCGGTCTGGGGCGCGGCGGGCAGACCGCCGTCCGCTGGCTGGGCCGCCGTCAGGACCGGCGCGACATCACCTATGGGCAACTGGCCGAGCAATCGGGGCGTATCGCCCGCGTTCTGGCCGATCTGGGCTTGCAACCGGGCGAGACCGTGGCCGTGCTGCTGGGCCGGGTCCCCGACCTGTACGGCGTGGCGCTGGGCATCTGGAAGGCGGGCGGCATCTATTGCCCGCTGTTCGCCGCCTTCGGTCCCGGCCCCATCAAGGCGCGGCTGGAACTGGGCAAGGCCCATGTTCTCATCACGTCCGACGAACTCTATGCCCGCAAGGTGGCGTCGTCGCGTGCCGCCCTGCCGCAATTGAGCCACGTGCTGCTGATCGGCGAGAACGGCGCGGCACCGTCCGTGTTGGAGGGCTGCGCCGACCTGCGCACCCTGATGGACAAGGCCCAGCCCATGGCGGCGGTGGCGACCACGCCCGACGCGCCGGCCTTCCTGCACTTCACCAGCGGCACCACCGGCACGCCCAAGGGCGTGCTGCACCCCCATCGGGCGGTGCTGGCCCATCTGATCACCGGGCGCAAGGTGTTCGGCCTGACCGAGGCCGACGTATTCTGGTGCACCGCCGATCCCGGCTGGGTGACCAGCACCTCCTACGGCATCATCGCGCCGCTGGTGTGCGGCGCTACCCTGATCGCCGACGAGGCCGAACTGGAGCCCCGGCGCTGGTACGGTATCCTGCACGACGAGAAGGTGACCGCCTGGTACACCACGCCCACCGCCATCCGCACCATGATGCGCTATGGCGCGGCACTGGCGCGGTCCTACCGCGAGAATTCGCTCCGCGTGGCGGCCAGCGTCGGCGAGCCCCTCAACGCCGAAGCGGTGATGTGGGGCCAGAAGGCGCTGGGCGTGCCCTTCCTGGACACCTGGTGGCAGACCGAGACCGGCGCCATCACCATCGCCAACGGCCCCGGCACCGACCGCCGGCCGGGCAGCATGGGGCGTCCCCTGCCGGGGGTCGAGGCGATGATCATGCGCTGCGAGGGCGGCACGCCCAAGGCGGTGGAGGATATCGACGCGGTGGGCGAACTGGCTATCCGCACCTGCTGGCCCTCCATGTTCTCGGGCGCCCTGGGCGAGGAGGCCCGCTATGGCGAGTGCTTCCGCGACGGTTGGTACTTCACCGGCGATCTGGTCAAGCGGGACAAGGATGGCTTCATCTGGTTCGTAGGCCGTGCCGACGACATGATCAAGTGCGGCGGCCTGCAGATCGGCCCCTTCGAGGTGGAAGGCTGCCTGATGGACCATCCGGCGGTGGCCGAGATCGGCGTGGTGGGCAAGCCCGACATGCTGGTGCGCGAGGTGCCGGTGGCCTTCGTCTCGCTCAATCCCGGCTTCGAGGCCGGCGATGCCCTGCGTGCCGAGTTGCTGTCCTATGCCCGCCAGGAACTGGGCGCCGGCATGGCGCCGCGCGAAATCCATTTCGTCGAGGAACTGCCCAAGACCAACTCGGGCAAGATCATGCGCCGGGTCTTGAAGGCCAAGGCCATGGGTGAGCCGGACGGCGGCGACATCCTGTCGACCCTGCCGCCTTGTCCGGGACGTTACGACGACGAGTGA
- a CDS encoding NUDIX hydrolase, giving the protein MSREYPIHPLPGVLALVERGGRLLMVKRAKEPDRGKWGFPGGLVEVGETVAAAALRELAEETGLAAEARGVIDVFEVISPDPQGRIRYHYVLNVVRCLCAEGEPVAADDAEAAGWFTLAEITGGELPVSVNAPRLARMALASP; this is encoded by the coding sequence ATGTCGCGAGAATACCCCATTCACCCCCTGCCCGGCGTGCTGGCCCTGGTCGAGCGCGGCGGCCGGCTGCTCATGGTCAAGCGGGCCAAGGAGCCCGATCGCGGCAAGTGGGGCTTTCCCGGCGGGCTGGTGGAAGTGGGGGAAACGGTGGCCGCCGCCGCCCTGCGCGAACTGGCGGAAGAGACGGGACTGGCCGCCGAGGCCAGGGGCGTGATCGACGTGTTCGAGGTCATCAGCCCCGACCCGCAAGGCCGCATCCGCTATCACTACGTCCTGAACGTGGTGCGTTGTCTGTGCGCCGAGGGGGAGCCGGTGGCCGCCGACGACGCCGAGGCCGCCGGATGGTTCACCCTGGCCGAGATCACGGGCGGAGAGTTGCCGGTCAGCGTCAACGCCCCCCGCCTCGCCCGCATGGCGCTGGCAAGCCCCTGA
- a CDS encoding HIT family protein: protein MFELNPRIQADTVPVTEWPLCRVLLMNDSNYPWLVLVPRQAGVVEITDLAAEDQHALLDEITRASTALRRAVAPHRINIAALGNVVAQLHVHVIARETDDAAWPKPVWGAVPAVPYAPGTLETRLAALRAVLG from the coding sequence ATGTTTGAGCTGAACCCCAGAATTCAGGCCGATACCGTCCCGGTGACCGAGTGGCCGCTCTGCCGGGTTCTGCTGATGAACGACAGCAATTATCCCTGGCTGGTGCTGGTGCCCCGTCAGGCGGGCGTGGTGGAGATCACCGATCTGGCCGCCGAGGATCAGCACGCCCTGCTCGACGAGATCACCCGCGCCTCGACGGCGCTGCGCCGGGCGGTGGCCCCCCACCGCATCAACATCGCGGCGCTGGGCAACGTGGTGGCCCAGTTGCACGTGCACGTCATCGCCCGCGAGACCGACGATGCCGCCTGGCCCAAGCCGGTGTGGGGCGCCGTTCCGGCGGTTCCCTACGCGCCCGGGACGCTGGAGACGCGGCTGGCGGCATTGCGGGCGGTGCTGGGGTAG
- a CDS encoding DEAD/DEAH box helicase produces the protein MTVLFSELGLAEPLLKALEAEGYTTPTPIQEQSIPHLLQGSDVLGLAQTGTGKTASFALPLLQRLDQFKKRAMPKSCRILVLTPTRELAVQVGQSFKTYGCHYRLRHALVFGGVGMVPQIKTMSGGVDVLVATPGRLLDLIDQGAIRLDSVEALVLDEADRMLDMGFIQPIRKIVAMVPKQRQTVLFSATMPDSIVGLANSVLHTPVRVEVTPVSSTVDKIDQKVLFVDREHKRTLLTDILAGDDVKRALVFTRTKHGANRVVELLEKAGITADAIHGNKSQGARQKALADFRDGRIKALVATDIAARGIDVDGITHVINFELPNEPESYVHRIGRTARAGASGIALSLCDGDEVAYLRDIEKTIRQAVPVDYEHAYHAPHIATRGLPGGPRATKPPQPHRGGGGGKSGHPQQSRGGNPHGEHGSHAAKGRDGAKHTHAGKPASGRPAGGKPAGKPGAARSQGGFKGMPGGSRNAARG, from the coding sequence ATGACCGTTCTGTTTTCCGAACTCGGCCTGGCCGAGCCCCTGCTGAAGGCGCTCGAGGCCGAGGGCTACACCACCCCCACTCCCATTCAGGAACAGTCCATTCCCCACCTGCTGCAGGGCAGCGACGTGCTGGGTCTGGCCCAGACCGGCACCGGCAAGACGGCGTCCTTCGCCCTGCCGCTGCTGCAGCGCCTCGACCAGTTCAAGAAGCGCGCCATGCCCAAGAGCTGCCGTATCCTGGTGCTGACCCCCACCCGCGAACTGGCGGTGCAGGTCGGCCAGAGCTTCAAGACCTACGGCTGCCATTACCGGCTGCGCCACGCCCTGGTGTTCGGCGGCGTCGGCATGGTGCCGCAGATCAAGACCATGTCGGGCGGCGTCGACGTTCTGGTCGCCACTCCCGGCCGTCTGCTCGACCTGATCGACCAGGGCGCCATCCGCCTGGACTCGGTCGAGGCGCTGGTCCTGGACGAGGCCGACCGCATGCTCGACATGGGCTTCATCCAGCCCATCCGCAAGATCGTCGCCATGGTGCCCAAGCAGCGCCAGACCGTGCTGTTCTCGGCGACCATGCCCGATTCCATCGTCGGCCTGGCCAATTCCGTGCTGCACACCCCCGTCCGTGTCGAGGTGACCCCCGTCTCCTCCACCGTGGACAAGATCGACCAGAAGGTGCTGTTCGTCGACCGCGAGCACAAGCGTACCCTGCTGACCGACATCCTGGCCGGTGACGACGTCAAGCGCGCCCTGGTCTTCACCCGCACCAAGCACGGCGCCAACCGCGTCGTCGAGCTGCTGGAGAAGGCCGGCATCACCGCCGACGCCATCCACGGCAACAAGAGCCAGGGCGCCCGTCAGAAGGCCCTGGCCGATTTCCGCGACGGCCGCATCAAGGCGCTGGTCGCCACCGATATCGCGGCGCGCGGCATCGACGTGGACGGCATCACCCACGTCATCAATTTCGAGCTGCCCAACGAGCCGGAAAGCTATGTCCACCGCATCGGCCGCACGGCGCGCGCCGGCGCCTCGGGCATCGCGCTCTCCCTGTGCGACGGCGACGAAGTGGCCTATCTGCGCGACATCGAGAAGACCATCCGCCAGGCGGTGCCGGTGGATTACGAGCACGCCTACCATGCCCCGCACATCGCCACCCGCGGCCTGCCCGGCGGGCCGCGCGCCACCAAGCCGCCCCAGCCCCATCGTGGCGGCGGCGGTGGCAAGAGCGGCCATCCGCAGCAGAGCCGCGGCGGCAATCCCCACGGCGAGCACGGCTCCCACGCGGCCAAGGGCCGCGATGGCGCCAAGCACACCCATGCCGGCAAGCCCGCTTCGGGCCGTCCGGCCGGTGGCAAGCCGGCGGGCAAGCCGGGTGCCGCCCGTTCCCAGGGTGGTTTCAAGGGCATGCCCGGCGGCAGCCGCAATGCCGCGCGGGGATAG
- a CDS encoding hemerythrin family protein: protein MAPLTQGHETGVPSIDAGNEGLRFLLGRVFQPGVECRRGAAGRGECDFSRCARIQAIMRYVERNFAHQEQVMTEFDYPDARRHLDDHAGLLDHLGVMLHAQVCADKDAAKVHDFIAHWVVEHAQRCDRPLGRWAVTRRVLEPKR, encoded by the coding sequence ATGGCACCCCTTACTCAGGGTCACGAGACCGGAGTTCCCAGCATCGATGCCGGAAACGAGGGATTGCGCTTCTTGCTGGGACGGGTGTTCCAGCCGGGGGTGGAGTGCCGTCGCGGCGCCGCCGGACGTGGGGAATGCGATTTCAGCCGGTGCGCGCGCATCCAGGCGATCATGCGTTACGTGGAGCGCAATTTCGCCCACCAGGAACAGGTGATGACGGAATTCGACTATCCCGACGCGCGGCGCCATCTGGACGACCATGCCGGACTGCTGGACCATCTGGGGGTGATGCTGCATGCCCAGGTCTGTGCCGACAAGGATGCCGCCAAGGTTCACGACTTCATCGCCCACTGGGTGGTGGAGCACGCCCAACGCTGCGACCGTCCGCTGGGCCGCTGGGCGGTGACCCGCCGGGTGCTGGAGCCTAAGAGATAG
- a CDS encoding (2Fe-2S)-binding protein — MYVCLCHGFTDRQVRAAVTEGAGSPQAVFRHFDSKPRCGKCVSTVRELVDEGKGGCAGGSGGCPCGKRG; from the coding sequence ATGTATGTTTGTCTCTGTCACGGCTTCACCGACCGCCAGGTCCGCGCCGCCGTCACCGAGGGGGCCGGCAGCCCGCAGGCGGTGTTCCGCCACTTCGACTCCAAGCCGCGCTGCGGCAAGTGCGTTTCCACGGTGCGCGAGCTGGTCGACGAGGGCAAGGGCGGATGCGCAGGCGGTTCCGGCGGCTGTCCCTGCGGCAAGCGGGGCTAG
- a CDS encoding SLC13 family permease, translating into MTFEQGLAFTVLGATILMFALDKLRYDLVALLSLSAGLLAGLVPPEKAFHGFSDPVVVVVAAALVVSAGIERSGIIEHLMKPLSALKSPDALICTLVALVMVLSAFMKNIGALAIFIPLSIRLARAGGIPVSQILMPLSFASLLGGVMTLIGTSPNIIVSRVRMDLTGAPFTMFDFTPVGLGICLAGIGFLTFAWRVLPRDRQGSGTGAGFRIEDYLAEVRIEAHSPLIGATVSDLEQLFSGGAVTVAAIIRDQGHRYVPGGH; encoded by the coding sequence ATGACCTTCGAACAGGGGCTGGCGTTCACCGTTCTGGGCGCCACCATCTTGATGTTCGCCCTGGACAAGCTGCGCTACGACCTGGTGGCGCTGCTGTCGCTGTCGGCTGGCCTTTTGGCCGGGCTGGTGCCGCCGGAAAAGGCCTTCCACGGCTTTTCCGATCCGGTGGTGGTGGTGGTGGCCGCCGCCCTGGTGGTCAGCGCCGGCATCGAGCGCTCGGGCATCATCGAGCACCTGATGAAGCCGCTGTCGGCGCTGAAATCCCCCGATGCCCTGATCTGTACCCTGGTGGCGCTGGTGATGGTGCTGTCGGCCTTCATGAAGAATATCGGGGCGCTGGCCATCTTCATCCCGCTGTCCATCCGGCTGGCGCGGGCCGGCGGCATTCCCGTCTCGCAGATTCTGATGCCGCTCAGCTTCGCCTCGCTGCTGGGCGGCGTGATGACCCTGATCGGCACCTCGCCCAATATCATCGTGTCCAGGGTGCGCATGGACCTGACCGGCGCGCCGTTCACCATGTTCGACTTCACTCCCGTCGGGCTGGGCATCTGTCTCGCCGGCATCGGTTTCCTGACCTTCGCCTGGCGGGTGCTGCCCCGTGACCGCCAGGGCAGTGGGACCGGGGCCGGGTTCCGCATCGAGGATTACCTGGCCGAGGTGCGCATCGAGGCCCATTCGCCGCTGATCGGCGCCACGGTGAGCGATCTCGAGCAGTTGTTCTCCGGCGGCGCGGTGACCGTGGCGGCGATCATCCGCGACCAGGGGCACCGCTATGTTCCCGGCGGGCATTGA